Proteins found in one Mucilaginibacter gracilis genomic segment:
- a CDS encoding YXWGXW repeat-containing protein, giving the protein MKTISKFLTIVGIASMLLAGCGTTRAVFVVRERPVEPRYERPAPPYQGAIWIPGEWEWRGNHYVYINGHYERPSNRQWIPGHWRETPGGYVWERGHWRNF; this is encoded by the coding sequence ATGAAAACGATATCAAAATTTTTAACAATAGTTGGCATAGCATCTATGCTGTTAGCGGGTTGTGGTACAACACGTGCCGTGTTTGTAGTTCGTGAAAGGCCTGTTGAACCGAGGTACGAACGGCCTGCACCGCCCTACCAGGGTGCCATATGGATTCCGGGAGAATGGGAATGGCGCGGTAACCATTATGTTTACATTAACGGCCATTACGAACGCCCCAGCAATAGGCAATGGATACCCGGCCACTGGCGCGAAACTCCTGGCGGTTACGTTTGGGAACGCGGCCATTGGAGAAATTTTTAA
- a CDS encoding response regulator transcription factor: MSNSKQKILIVDDEPDILELIEYNLKKEGYQVYTARNGQEAVTEAKRSLPDLIILDIMMPKMDGIEACRIMRTMPEFKNTFMVFLTARSEEYSEIAGFNVGADDYIAKPIKPRALVSRINAILRRNSPTEEVSDNKLEIGDLVIDREAYLVFQGGNKVVLAKKEFELLYLLASKPGKVYTREIILKNIWEDSVVVTNRTIDVHIRKLREKLGETYVSTVKGVGYKFELH; this comes from the coding sequence ATGAGCAATTCGAAACAAAAGATCCTGATAGTTGATGATGAACCGGATATTTTGGAGCTGATAGAGTATAACTTAAAAAAAGAAGGATACCAGGTTTATACAGCCCGCAATGGCCAGGAAGCCGTTACAGAAGCAAAACGATCATTACCGGATTTAATAATTCTGGATATTATGATGCCTAAAATGGATGGCATTGAGGCTTGCCGCATTATGCGTACCATGCCCGAGTTTAAAAATACCTTTATGGTTTTTTTAACCGCCCGCAGCGAAGAATACTCCGAAATTGCAGGTTTTAACGTTGGTGCCGATGATTATATAGCCAAGCCCATTAAACCCCGCGCTTTGGTTAGCCGTATTAACGCAATATTAAGGCGCAACTCGCCAACCGAAGAAGTATCAGACAATAAGCTTGAAATTGGCGATTTAGTTATCGACCGCGAAGCTTACCTTGTTTTTCAAGGTGGTAACAAGGTTGTATTGGCTAAAAAAGAATTTGAATTGCTGTACCTTTTGGCATCAAAACCCGGCAAGGTATACACCCGCGAAATTATCCTGAAAAACATTTGGGAAGATTCGGTAGTGGTAACTAACCGTACAATTGATGTACACATCCGTAAACTGCGCGAAAAACTGGGCGAAACTTATGTTTCAACCGTTAAAGGTGTAGGCTATAAATTTGAACTACATTAA
- a CDS encoding TlpA disulfide reductase family protein, which produces MRSKINLLLIVFCAVTIASCKHDDYFILSGEVKNPRSIQKVYLLKMDTLNNATKEVLIDSAALSDQSKFSFKQSTSYPNMYKLKVGGTIFDLIAKNGDDIDFKTDATDTTNMYEIGGSMDSEHIKDFNKLSNFYGKITEQIMTDYNAKLKAIGAPSDSLFKISEASYQKNEKDYAAAAIKFMNDNKSSLTGFYAASSLNPIVYETDLIAYADAVRDKFSGNPAVEQFVKHMDDVKPVSIGHKAPQFTLMDANYKPVKVSDFLGKYLIIDFWASWCLPCRKENPNVVKLYNKYKNKGLNILGVSLDNERADWQKAIEADHLTWTQVSEFQKFDGPVEKAYRIEAIPSNFIIDPKGNIVAKNIMGAELEDFLNKAFSK; this is translated from the coding sequence ATGAGATCGAAAATAAATTTGCTGTTAATCGTTTTTTGTGCCGTAACCATTGCCTCGTGCAAGCACGACGACTATTTTATTTTAAGCGGCGAGGTAAAAAACCCAAGGAGCATTCAAAAAGTATACCTGCTTAAAATGGATACTCTTAATAACGCTACCAAAGAAGTGCTTATCGATTCGGCAGCTTTGAGCGACCAAAGCAAATTCTCGTTCAAACAATCAACATCGTACCCCAACATGTACAAGCTTAAGGTTGGCGGTACCATATTTGATTTGATTGCGAAAAACGGCGACGATATTGATTTTAAAACAGATGCAACCGATACCACCAATATGTATGAAATAGGTGGGTCGATGGATTCGGAGCATATTAAGGATTTTAACAAGCTGAGTAATTTTTATGGCAAAATTACCGAGCAAATTATGACGGACTATAACGCCAAGCTAAAAGCCATAGGCGCGCCTTCCGATTCGTTGTTTAAAATTTCGGAAGCCAGTTACCAAAAAAACGAAAAGGATTACGCCGCTGCCGCCATTAAATTTATGAACGATAATAAATCATCGCTCACAGGTTTTTATGCTGCATCAAGTTTAAACCCCATTGTTTACGAAACCGACCTGATTGCTTATGCCGATGCCGTGAGGGATAAATTTAGCGGTAACCCGGCGGTTGAGCAATTTGTTAAGCACATGGACGACGTTAAACCGGTATCAATTGGCCATAAAGCACCGCAGTTTACCCTGATGGATGCCAATTACAAACCTGTTAAGGTGTCCGATTTTTTAGGTAAATACCTTATTATTGATTTTTGGGCATCGTGGTGCCTGCCTTGCCGTAAAGAAAACCCCAACGTAGTTAAGCTATATAATAAATATAAAAACAAGGGCCTTAACATTTTAGGCGTATCGTTAGATAATGAACGGGCTGATTGGCAAAAAGCCATTGAAGCCGACCACCTAACATGGACCCAGGTTTCGGAGTTTCAAAAGTTTGACGGCCCGGTTGAAAAGGCTTATCGTATAGAGGCTATACCATCTAACTTTATTATCGACCCAAAAGGAAACATCGTTGCCAAAAATATAATGGGTGCCGAACTTGAAGATTTTTTAAACAAGGCATTCAGTAAATAG
- the gatB gene encoding Asp-tRNA(Asn)/Glu-tRNA(Gln) amidotransferase subunit GatB yields the protein MTNTSVANIHKYELVVGLEVHAQLSTASKIFSADSSAFGGKPNTHISPVSLGHPGTLPKLNSKAIEYAVKLGLAVDSRINLNNHFARKNYFYADLPKGYQISQDTQPICIGGSIEVHLKSGETKNIAIHHIHMEEDAGKSMHDQHSTESFIDLNRAGVPLLEIVSEPDIRSAEEAHQYLNEIRKLVRYLDICDGNMEEGSLRCDANISVRLKGAEKLGNRCEVKNLNSFRNVQRAIEHEFVRQIEVLEAGGKIDQNTLNFDADTGETSVLRSKEMANDYRYFPDPDLPPVILTEDYIQRIRTAMPELPKALYHKYITTLELSVYDASVITADKDLVHYFEELIKLTANYKAAANWLMGAVKSYLNDHGMSINQLTLTPQQLAGLIALVDSGKVSSSVAAHKIFPVLVKDSAKAAQQVADELNLIIDESASDVSGFIKQTLEKHPDKVNEYHNGKKGVVGLFMGEIMKLSKGKIDPKKTNQLLIDVLESSK from the coding sequence ATGACAAACACAAGCGTTGCAAACATCCACAAATATGAGTTGGTTGTTGGTTTAGAAGTACATGCACAACTATCAACAGCAAGCAAAATATTTAGTGCCGATTCATCTGCCTTTGGTGGCAAACCAAATACACATATCAGTCCGGTATCGTTAGGGCACCCGGGTACTTTGCCTAAACTTAACAGCAAGGCCATTGAATATGCAGTTAAATTAGGCTTGGCGGTTGATAGCCGTATTAACCTTAATAACCATTTTGCCCGCAAAAATTATTTTTATGCCGATTTACCCAAAGGCTATCAAATTAGCCAGGATACACAGCCTATTTGTATTGGGGGCAGCATAGAGGTGCATTTAAAAAGCGGCGAAACTAAAAACATTGCCATCCACCATATCCATATGGAAGAGGATGCCGGTAAAAGCATGCACGACCAGCACAGTACCGAATCGTTTATCGATTTGAACAGGGCAGGGGTGCCGTTGCTCGAAATTGTATCAGAACCGGATATTCGCAGTGCCGAAGAAGCGCACCAGTATTTAAACGAGATACGCAAATTAGTACGTTACCTTGATATTTGCGATGGTAATATGGAAGAAGGCAGCTTGCGATGCGATGCCAATATTTCGGTACGCTTAAAAGGTGCCGAAAAACTGGGCAACCGCTGCGAGGTTAAAAACTTAAACTCGTTCCGCAATGTGCAGCGTGCCATTGAACACGAGTTTGTGCGCCAGATAGAAGTACTGGAAGCTGGTGGAAAGATAGACCAAAATACCCTTAACTTTGATGCCGATACCGGCGAAACATCCGTTTTGCGCTCAAAGGAAATGGCAAATGATTACCGTTATTTTCCCGACCCAGACCTGCCACCTGTTATTTTAACAGAAGATTATATACAGCGCATCCGCACGGCTATGCCCGAGTTGCCCAAAGCGCTGTATCATAAATATATTACCACGTTAGAACTATCAGTTTACGATGCATCGGTTATCACCGCCGATAAAGACCTTGTACATTACTTTGAAGAACTGATTAAGCTAACTGCCAATTACAAAGCTGCCGCCAACTGGTTAATGGGCGCAGTAAAATCGTACCTTAACGATCATGGCATGAGCATTAACCAACTCACGCTTACGCCCCAACAATTGGCGGGTTTAATAGCCTTGGTTGATAGCGGTAAAGTAAGTAGTTCGGTGGCGGCGCATAAAATATTCCCGGTGCTGGTTAAAGATTCGGCGAAAGCTGCCCAACAGGTAGCCGACGAGCTTAATTTAATTATCGACGAAAGTGCATCCGATGTATCGGGCTTTATTAAACAAACCTTAGAAAAGCATCCCGATAAGGTTAACGAATACCATAACGGTAAAAAGGGCGTTGTAGGCTTGTTTATGGGCGAGATAATGAAGCTATCAAAAGGAAAGATAGACCCTAAAAAAACAAATCAATTATTGATAGACGTACTGGAATCATCAAAATGA
- the xerD gene encoding site-specific tyrosine recombinase XerD — protein sequence MDWQRAKKGFSSYLKIEKSLSGNSVEAYLGDLEKLIQFADSKPVKLKPDTVELNHLREFIMWINELGMIPSSQARIISGIKAFYKYLLMDNQLNYDPSELLEAPRLSRKLPDTLSVVDIDKLIDAIDLSKPEGMRNKTMIEVLYGCGLRVTELVNLRISNLYLDVEFIKVLGKGDKERLIPIGSQGVKFLKLWLNEVRTHNTIQSGEEDIVFLNRRGKRLSRVYVFLMIKELAEKTGLKKSISPHTFRHSFATHLIEGGADLRAVQEMLGHESITTTEIYTHLDKEYLKGVIIEHHPRS from the coding sequence GTGGATTGGCAGAGGGCAAAAAAAGGTTTTAGTTCGTATTTAAAAATAGAAAAATCCTTATCGGGAAATTCGGTAGAAGCCTACCTTGGCGATTTGGAAAAGCTGATTCAATTTGCAGATAGTAAGCCGGTTAAGCTAAAGCCCGATACAGTTGAGCTAAACCACCTGCGAGAGTTTATTATGTGGATAAACGAATTGGGGATGATACCCTCGTCTCAGGCACGTATTATATCGGGCATTAAAGCCTTTTACAAATACCTGCTCATGGATAATCAATTAAACTATGATCCTTCGGAATTACTGGAAGCGCCCCGCCTTAGCCGTAAATTGCCAGATACTTTAAGTGTTGTTGATATTGACAAATTGATTGATGCCATTGACCTATCAAAGCCCGAAGGTATGCGAAATAAAACTATGATTGAGGTTTTATATGGCTGCGGGCTGCGAGTTACCGAACTGGTAAACCTGCGCATATCAAACCTATACCTCGACGTTGAATTTATAAAAGTGCTGGGGAAAGGCGATAAGGAACGATTAATACCCATTGGCTCGCAGGGCGTTAAATTTTTAAAACTTTGGTTGAATGAAGTACGCACGCACAACACCATACAAAGCGGGGAAGAAGATATTGTATTTTTAAACCGCCGGGGCAAACGCTTATCACGGGTGTATGTATTTTTGATGATAAAGGAACTGGCCGAAAAAACAGGCTTAAAAAAAAGCATTAGTCCGCACACGTTTAGGCATTCTTTTGCTACGCATTTAATAGAAGGCGGTGCCGATTTACGCGCCGTGCAAGAAATGCTTGGCCACGAAAGCATTACTACCACCGAAATATATACCCATTTGGATAAAGAATATTTAAAGGGTGTTATTATTGAGCATCACCCCAGGAGTTAA
- the aroQ gene encoding type II 3-dehydroquinate dehydratase: MKIQIINGPNLNLLGVREKSIYGSADFETYLAQLRNRYPNINIEYYQSNTEGDIINKLHEVGFSYHGIVINAGAYTHTSIAIADAIAAITVPVIEVHISNVYKREEFRHHSMLACNCKGVIAGFGMDSYRLGIENLISE; encoded by the coding sequence ATGAAGATACAAATTATCAACGGACCGAATTTAAACCTGTTAGGTGTTCGTGAAAAATCTATTTACGGCAGTGCCGATTTTGAAACGTACCTTGCCCAACTGCGTAATAGGTACCCCAATATTAACATTGAGTACTACCAAAGCAATACAGAGGGCGATATCATTAACAAACTGCACGAGGTTGGTTTTAGCTACCACGGCATTGTTATTAATGCTGGTGCCTACACCCATACATCAATAGCCATTGCCGATGCTATTGCCGCCATTACTGTACCTGTAATTGAAGTACATATATCAAACGTTTATAAACGCGAGGAGTTTAGGCACCACTCTATGCTGGCCTGTAACTGCAAGGGCGTTATAGCCGGTTTCGGGATGGATTCGTACAGGCTGGGTATCGAGAATTTAATATCTGAATAA
- a CDS encoding mechanosensitive ion channel family protein — MRNFFKLLSSGLIVLLLFATVNNSSAQAKKKKTPHSLRDSLRHKVLQRDSMMQSFKRTGDASLDDLLGKIENYTSLYIQTNSDLSKGFDTLDISQRLPTLESRMALMKKTIDNSGTLGYLVTIRTMIDHISDQTNKWEDKLTEYSNQLDKIHTDIIAFKQDTVLHSAPEDSTLQDKYVLQVENLETKWQKLDSCAKKSIIKIGLLQNRISSLSILMIDLDDKVDIKISQFTLNAIGNENGFIWDMHKQRNPVDSALFQTYKLNYKLYKYFFTSKANYWSHLGSVLLLLLFFAWILTSKLKIVRIKGADCTQLFAQTHYVIKHPFASSLVVLCILAPFFYDHPPQVFIQTMLIGTLACIGVLIENNWPKPLFTFWKILFVLAVICSLGNLFIEITHLARILLLLLSATAIYAAVRLIKAVKLIPEQYPPYLLPILKIFIALNGVSIILNIAGRFSLANIVGCTAIFNLCMGMGMYILVQILMESLFLQLEANKKTDNQSVASFFDFKLLQKKFKDVLIKVTAILWLVILAKNLLVDDYLYDQASDFLNHPYKFSSTAFTFGSLFIFLIIIWISGLVARVISYFYDFAGQQTKLTPQAKKTRSSILLIRLTVFVVGFFVAINAAGIPMDKVTLVIGALGVGIGFGLQNIVNNLVSGVILAFEKPVQVGDIIEVSGKSGTITEIGIRSSKINIGNGSELIVPNGDLISQHVVNWTLSNNNRQVELIIGVAYGSDVSKIQEILKNIVNTHKDIMQIPAPAVYLNDFGESSIDFKVLFWAAEISNWTSLKSQIMSEIYIKFAEEGIEIPHPKRDIQVFFPEGTDTKALVKNAEITKESPPDQGH, encoded by the coding sequence ATGCGTAATTTTTTTAAACTTCTATCGTCGGGGTTAATTGTATTATTGCTTTTTGCAACAGTAAATAACAGCAGTGCGCAAGCCAAAAAGAAAAAAACACCGCACTCCCTGCGCGATTCACTTAGGCATAAAGTGCTACAGCGCGACTCAATGATGCAATCCTTTAAGCGAACCGGGGATGCTTCGTTAGATGATTTGTTGGGTAAAATTGAAAATTACACCAGCCTCTATATTCAAACCAACTCCGACCTTTCTAAAGGATTTGATACCCTGGATATTAGCCAGCGACTTCCTACTCTAGAATCGCGCATGGCGCTCATGAAAAAAACCATTGATAATTCGGGCACGCTTGGCTACCTGGTTACTATCCGCACCATGATAGATCATATTAGCGATCAAACCAATAAATGGGAAGATAAGCTAACCGAATACAGCAACCAGCTGGATAAAATACACACCGATATTATTGCCTTTAAGCAAGATACCGTTCTGCACTCGGCGCCCGAAGACAGTACTTTACAGGATAAATACGTATTACAGGTTGAAAACCTTGAAACCAAGTGGCAAAAATTAGATAGCTGTGCAAAAAAATCAATTATAAAAATAGGGCTCCTGCAAAACCGCATTTCATCGTTATCCATTTTAATGATAGACCTTGATGATAAAGTGGATATTAAAATTAGCCAGTTTACCCTAAATGCCATTGGCAACGAAAACGGTTTTATATGGGATATGCACAAGCAGCGCAACCCGGTAGATAGTGCCCTATTTCAAACCTATAAGCTCAATTATAAACTTTATAAATATTTTTTTACCAGCAAAGCAAACTATTGGAGCCATTTGGGGAGCGTATTGTTGTTGCTTTTGTTTTTTGCCTGGATATTAACCAGCAAACTAAAAATAGTCCGCATTAAAGGGGCCGATTGTACACAACTGTTTGCTCAAACGCATTATGTTATAAAACATCCGTTTGCATCGTCGTTAGTGGTGCTTTGCATATTGGCACCCTTCTTTTACGATCATCCGCCGCAGGTTTTTATCCAAACCATGTTAATAGGTACATTGGCTTGTATAGGTGTGCTTATTGAAAACAACTGGCCCAAACCGTTATTTACCTTCTGGAAAATACTTTTTGTGCTGGCCGTAATATGCAGTTTAGGCAATTTGTTTATTGAGATAACCCACCTTGCCCGCATATTGTTGCTGCTTTTATCGGCAACAGCAATTTATGCTGCCGTAAGGTTAATAAAGGCGGTTAAATTAATACCCGAACAATACCCACCATACCTTTTACCCATATTGAAGATTTTTATAGCCCTAAACGGGGTTTCAATAATACTTAACATAGCAGGCAGGTTTAGCCTTGCCAATATAGTGGGCTGCACAGCCATATTTAACCTTTGTATGGGTATGGGCATGTACATATTGGTACAAATACTAATGGAAAGCTTGTTTTTACAGTTGGAAGCCAACAAAAAAACCGACAACCAGAGTGTAGCCTCGTTTTTTGATTTTAAGTTACTGCAAAAGAAATTTAAAGATGTTTTAATAAAGGTAACCGCAATACTATGGTTAGTAATATTGGCCAAAAACCTTTTGGTTGACGATTACCTTTACGACCAGGCCAGCGATTTTTTAAACCATCCGTACAAATTTAGCAGTACTGCTTTTACTTTTGGTAGCTTATTTATTTTCTTGATTATCATCTGGATATCGGGCTTAGTGGCACGGGTTATTAGTTATTTTTATGATTTTGCGGGCCAGCAAACCAAGCTAACGCCGCAGGCTAAAAAAACACGTTCTTCCATTTTGCTCATCCGTTTAACGGTATTTGTTGTGGGCTTTTTTGTAGCCATTAATGCCGCAGGCATACCTATGGATAAAGTTACGCTTGTAATAGGTGCCCTGGGTGTGGGTATTGGTTTTGGTTTACAAAACATTGTAAATAACCTGGTATCGGGCGTTATACTGGCGTTTGAAAAGCCAGTGCAGGTTGGCGATATTATTGAAGTTAGCGGTAAATCCGGAACGATTACCGAGATAGGTATCCGCTCAAGTAAAATCAATATCGGTAACGGCTCGGAGCTTATTGTACCTAACGGCGATTTGATATCGCAACACGTGGTAAACTGGACCTTATCAAACAACAACCGGCAGGTGGAGCTGATTATTGGTGTGGCTTACGGTTCGGATGTAAGTAAAATACAGGAGATACTGAAAAATATTGTTAACACACACAAAGATATTATGCAAATACCTGCCCCGGCGGTGTATTTAAACGATTTTGGCGAAAGCTCCATTGATTTTAAGGTATTGTTTTGGGCTGCCGAGATTAGCAATTGGACATCGTTAAAGAGCCAGATTATGAGCGAAATATATATCAAGTTTGCCGAAGAAGGTATTGAGATACCGCACCCTAAACGCGATATACAGGTGTTTTTCCCGGAAGGAACAGATACTAAAGCACTGGTAAAAAACGCCGAGATAACTAAAGAAAGTCCGCCGGATCAAGGTCACTAA